A DNA window from Methanomicrobia archaeon contains the following coding sequences:
- a CDS encoding DUF2254 domain-containing protein has translation MKERFELEIEGKLEHLAAISDFIANSVRALGLYDRKVFDIQMAVDEACANIISHGYREKRGTIALSCRKKGKNIVVTITDEGAPFDPTAVKTPDLDAIMEEQEMAGLGLYFIKTLVDEVTYDYRAGKNVLTLIVAHGQARRYTVAWLEKVLIPAIIGFFAVLIALTLFGVTPLISAPMDLDGARGILEGVGVEGLSAIFAIVISLTLMAVQFASQQYSHRIMDLHIKSLTFWSVIVIYLGSLLYNVFALLRLEEPVESKYVELSVLLTALSFVMLVPYFFITMLRLKPESVINHLLSTVDDEYLRSIQRYVREGEMRIPGDLDKVLPVTEIIEKSISGGDRSTARFGIDEIHRCYMAQLRKEREAHVSPLFLKHLLGIGREAIIEADDDSIVQVLEIFGEVGTHAIAQRMNYTTRMVLDNINLIGFKILKEYDVATQQMIDSLQNMLTEYIATNCRMEDQLARIFTLYHDAAAELFTFKKYRMIKYLITSFAKLFDVMVKNEHSEALEKSAGLIGRIASYTLSLHMKDELEEAVHFLHTLGVAAAKHNLVLAAPDGSRSVADRIIAFYDEIKAEIQRSKSTLKEFEYLIADIEAAEQEIEQHKRTMQRPSD, from the coding sequence ATGAAAGAGCGTTTTGAACTCGAAATAGAAGGGAAGCTGGAGCATTTAGCAGCAATAAGTGATTTTATCGCGAACTCCGTGAGAGCGCTCGGCTTGTACGACCGTAAGGTTTTTGACATTCAAATGGCTGTGGATGAAGCCTGTGCGAACATAATAAGTCATGGTTACCGCGAGAAGCGGGGTACCATTGCCCTTTCCTGCCGTAAAAAGGGGAAGAATATTGTAGTGACCATTACGGACGAAGGCGCGCCCTTCGATCCGACTGCAGTAAAGACGCCGGATCTCGACGCGATCATGGAAGAGCAGGAGATGGCGGGACTCGGTCTCTACTTCATAAAGACACTGGTGGATGAAGTCACCTACGACTACCGGGCAGGGAAGAACGTGCTGACGCTCATCGTCGCGCACGGGCAGGCACGGCGCTATACTGTAGCGTGGCTGGAGAAGGTACTTATACCCGCTATTATCGGCTTCTTTGCGGTCCTGATAGCGCTCACGCTCTTCGGGGTGACGCCGCTCATCTCCGCACCGATGGACCTTGATGGCGCTCGTGGAATATTGGAAGGCGTTGGCGTTGAGGGCCTCTCCGCGATATTTGCGATTGTCATCTCGCTCACCTTAATGGCTGTTCAGTTCGCGTCACAACAGTACTCCCACCGGATCATGGACCTCCACATCAAGAGCTTGACCTTCTGGTCAGTGATCGTCATTTACCTCGGCAGTCTACTCTACAATGTCTTCGCGCTGCTCAGGCTGGAAGAGCCTGTGGAGAGCAAATACGTGGAATTATCAGTGCTGTTGACTGCGCTGAGCTTTGTGATGCTCGTCCCCTATTTCTTCATCACCATGCTCCGGCTCAAACCCGAATCGGTGATCAACCACCTCTTGAGTACGGTGGATGACGAGTATCTCCGCTCGATCCAGCGCTATGTTCGTGAAGGTGAGATGCGCATACCCGGTGATCTGGATAAGGTGCTCCCGGTGACGGAGATCATCGAGAAGTCGATCAGCGGTGGCGACCGAAGTACTGCGAGGTTCGGGATTGACGAGATACACCGCTGCTACATGGCACAGTTACGCAAAGAACGTGAAGCTCATGTCTCGCCACTCTTCCTGAAGCATCTACTCGGGATTGGACGAGAAGCGATCATCGAAGCAGATGACGACTCAATAGTGCAGGTATTAGAGATCTTCGGAGAGGTGGGCACGCATGCGATCGCCCAACGAATGAATTACACCACCAGAATGGTGCTGGATAATATCAATCTCATTGGTTTCAAGATCCTGAAGGAGTACGATGTTGCGACTCAGCAGATGATCGATTCATTGCAGAATATGCTCACGGAATACATAGCTACAAACTGCAGAATGGAAGACCAACTTGCACGGATTTTTACGCTTTATCACGACGCCGCTGCAGAATTGTTCACGTTTAAAAAATATCGCATGATTAAGTACTTGATAACTTCTTTTGCGAAACTTTTCGACGTAATGGTAAAGAACGAACATAGCGAAGCACTGGAAAAGAGTGCAGGATTGATAGGGCGCATAGCGAGTTATACATTGAGCCTGCATATGAAGGATGAGCTTGAGGAAGCAGTTCACTTCCTGCATACTCTGGGTGTTGCCGCGGCAAAGCATAATTTAGTTCTGGCTGCACCTGACGGATCGCGTAGCGTTGCAGATCGCATTATTGCTTTTTATGATGAGATCAAGGCGGAAATACAGAGATCTAAATCCACGTTAAAGGAGTTTGAGTACCTGATCGCCGATATTGAGGCTGCGGAGCAGGAGATAGAGCAGCACAAGAGAACGATGCAACGGCCATCCGATTAG
- a CDS encoding Na(+)/H(+) antiporter subunit D — protein sequence MIDFALPPFIIIFLGAALIPLLGKGRARRIFLVALAVLCLVNVALLKPQTGWILPILPGVDLILLQADRLSLIMGYIFALAGGAALVYSISTVKEAGQYVCALLYIGSALGAVFAGDFFTLYIFWEIMAFSSLGLIWYEGSRRARDAGMRYILFHLFGGAALLAGIIMHYVNTNAIALGPVEPGVGCFLLLIGIGVNVAFIPLHTWLPDSYPKATIAGTIFLSIFTTKTGVYVLARTFSGVEAVAYMGALMCLYGVIFAILQNDVRKLLSYHIVSQLGYMVAGVGMASGIVTEIAINGSIAHLVNNLLFKTTLFMCMGAVIYTTGKNNLTELGGLAKKMPVTMVTCVIAALSISGVVGFNGYVSKGMVIHAAELLEGGHTGVILTTVLTLGSVGTLISFLKLTYFAFFSKNEEIAAKEAPLPMLVPMCLTAFLCIAIGVYPKVLYALLPYQEAALHYHAYEVGHTFGVIQLLLMTVFLFFLLGFFAPHNKITYDIDYLYRKAGRGFIWFCEKPLMGFAHTVENVVLKIVDMLVKFFRNPMRGLRVMINLTGVTLIKPFVLLFNLIIHPLYKYYERDLEKIKSQPIEEPMTSVSIGTAVLLVLLFFALYLIVMLTHGWLKHIP from the coding sequence ATGATTGATTTTGCTCTACCCCCTTTTATCATTATCTTCTTAGGTGCCGCGTTAATCCCCCTGCTTGGAAAGGGTCGCGCGAGAAGGATTTTTCTTGTTGCTTTGGCAGTTCTTTGCCTGGTGAACGTTGCGCTACTAAAACCCCAAACCGGCTGGATATTGCCTATTCTGCCTGGCGTTGATTTGATACTTTTGCAGGCTGATAGACTGAGCTTGATCATGGGGTATATATTTGCACTCGCGGGTGGTGCTGCACTAGTATACTCAATCAGCACGGTAAAGGAGGCTGGGCAATACGTCTGTGCGTTGTTATATATAGGAAGCGCCTTAGGTGCGGTATTTGCCGGTGACTTCTTCACGTTATACATCTTCTGGGAGATAATGGCGTTCTCCTCTCTGGGATTGATCTGGTATGAGGGTTCGAGGAGGGCGAGAGATGCGGGGATGCGATATATTCTGTTTCATCTGTTTGGTGGAGCTGCTCTTCTTGCCGGGATAATCATGCACTATGTGAATACAAACGCCATCGCCCTGGGGCCTGTGGAACCCGGCGTGGGATGCTTTCTATTGCTCATTGGGATAGGAGTAAACGTCGCATTCATACCACTTCATACCTGGCTCCCCGATTCATATCCCAAGGCAACGATCGCCGGCACCATTTTCCTGTCTATATTCACGACGAAGACAGGTGTATACGTGCTTGCGAGGACATTTTCGGGTGTGGAAGCGGTAGCATACATGGGTGCCTTAATGTGCCTCTATGGCGTTATATTTGCGATACTACAGAACGATGTGAGAAAACTCCTCTCGTATCACATTGTGAGCCAGTTGGGTTATATGGTCGCCGGGGTGGGGATGGCATCTGGTATAGTAACTGAGATAGCGATAAATGGCTCAATTGCACATCTCGTCAACAATCTGTTGTTCAAGACAACGCTGTTCATGTGCATGGGCGCAGTGATATATACGACGGGAAAAAATAACCTCACAGAACTTGGCGGACTGGCGAAGAAGATGCCGGTGACGATGGTAACCTGTGTGATTGCGGCTCTTTCTATCTCCGGTGTTGTGGGGTTTAATGGCTATGTGAGCAAAGGGATGGTAATCCACGCGGCTGAATTATTGGAAGGCGGGCATACCGGGGTTATTCTTACAACCGTGTTAACCCTGGGTTCAGTAGGCACGCTCATATCCTTTTTAAAGCTCACGTACTTCGCCTTTTTCAGTAAGAATGAAGAGATAGCAGCGAAAGAAGCGCCATTACCCATGCTCGTTCCAATGTGTCTTACCGCTTTTCTTTGTATCGCTATCGGGGTATACCCCAAAGTGCTTTACGCACTCCTACCGTATCAAGAGGCAGCGTTGCACTACCACGCATACGAAGTGGGCCATACATTTGGCGTTATTCAATTGCTGCTCATGACCGTTTTTCTGTTCTTCTTGCTGGGCTTCTTCGCGCCTCATAATAAGATAACGTATGACATAGATTATCTGTATAGAAAGGCGGGTAGAGGATTTATATGGTTCTGCGAGAAACCATTAATGGGTTTTGCACATACGGTGGAAAATGTTGTTTTGAAAATCGTAGATATGCTCGTCAAGTTCTTCAGGAATCCAATGAGAGGGCTCAGAGTGATGATTAACCTGACGGGTGTAACGCTGATTAAACCTTTTGTTTTACTGTTCAACTTGATAATCCATCCGCTATATAAGTATTACGAGCGAGATTTGGAGAAGATAAAGAGTCAACCAATTGAAGAACCAATGACAAGCGTAAGCATAGGAACTGCAGTGCTCTTGGTGCTGCTCTTTTTCGCTTTATATTTGATCGTAATGCTTACACACGGATGGCTTAAACATATACCTTAA
- a CDS encoding monovalent cation/H+ antiporter subunit D family protein yields MVELMTPLFVILCPALAAPLILLSDKRPNIREGWTIAAGLATFALALSMLPRIVDGEVITCTFFQTVFEGVACGFKVDAFGLIFALTSSSLWILVSFYSIGYMRSLKEHAQTRFFFSFALAIFGAIGIALSANLFTMFIFYEILTVSTYPLVIHDQTPEALSAGRKYFAYLLTSGVFFLFAVMMTYNLTGTTDFTNGGIPALGTAPRLTLVILFFCFLLGFLKAAWMPFHSWLPTAMVAPTPVSALLHAVAVVKAGVFGIVRVVCYIYGVDLMREVYILNEHLTLGLMLACIAGFTMIVANLFAIAQDNLKRRLAYSTISQLSYIILGAALLTQDGIRGAMMHIPFHGYMKITLFLCAGAIMVVTGKRDISEMAGVGKIMPRTMLAFTITAFGMIGIPPAVGFISKWYLCLGTLEGGDILMIFLFVLLVSSLLDVVYFFPIIHTAFFKEPEGAEAAVKEAPLFMLIPLVITAVFSVIFFLAFVLRPVEIFSPYVDILSLYIYKLVGIAVENVIT; encoded by the coding sequence ATGGTAGAACTGATGACACCGCTATTCGTGATCCTGTGCCCCGCACTTGCAGCTCCTCTGATACTGCTCTCCGATAAGAGGCCGAATATACGGGAGGGATGGACGATAGCAGCGGGATTAGCAACGTTCGCGCTCGCTCTCTCCATGCTCCCACGGATAGTAGACGGAGAAGTGATCACCTGCACGTTCTTCCAGACCGTATTCGAGGGTGTGGCATGTGGTTTTAAAGTGGATGCCTTTGGCCTGATCTTCGCACTCACCTCCTCTTCTCTCTGGATATTAGTCTCTTTCTATTCTATAGGCTACATGCGGTCATTGAAGGAGCATGCGCAGACGAGATTCTTTTTCTCCTTCGCTCTCGCGATATTCGGCGCCATTGGCATCGCATTATCCGCAAACTTGTTCACGATGTTCATCTTTTACGAGATATTAACGGTCTCAACCTATCCCCTGGTTATTCATGACCAGACACCAGAAGCGCTGAGCGCCGGCCGTAAATATTTCGCCTACCTGCTCACCTCGGGCGTCTTCTTCCTTTTCGCCGTGATGATGACCTACAATCTTACGGGTACCACTGATTTTACGAATGGCGGCATACCCGCACTTGGTACCGCACCTCGACTAACCCTGGTGATCCTGTTCTTCTGTTTCTTGTTAGGGTTCCTGAAAGCTGCGTGGATGCCGTTTCACTCCTGGCTTCCAACCGCGATGGTCGCACCCACCCCGGTGAGCGCACTCTTGCATGCGGTCGCCGTGGTAAAAGCCGGCGTTTTTGGTATCGTGAGGGTGGTCTGCTATATCTACGGCGTGGACTTGATGCGCGAGGTATATATACTAAACGAACACCTTACGCTCGGCTTGATGCTTGCATGTATAGCGGGCTTTACCATGATTGTTGCCAATCTGTTTGCCATTGCTCAGGATAACTTGAAGAGGAGACTTGCGTACTCCACCATTAGCCAGCTATCGTATATAATTCTGGGCGCGGCGCTGTTAACACAAGATGGTATACGAGGTGCAATGATGCACATTCCGTTTCATGGCTACATGAAGATAACCTTGTTCCTTTGTGCGGGTGCGATAATGGTCGTTACGGGAAAGAGAGACATAAGTGAGATGGCCGGCGTGGGAAAGATCATGCCGAGAACGATGCTCGCATTTACCATAACCGCATTTGGAATGATCGGCATTCCACCTGCAGTGGGTTTCATAAGTAAATGGTATCTTTGCCTGGGGACATTAGAGGGTGGGGATATACTGATGATTTTCTTGTTTGTGCTTTTAGTATCTTCCTTGCTCGATGTCGTTTACTTCTTCCCCATAATACACACTGCGTTCTTCAAGGAACCTGAAGGAGCGGAGGCGGCGGTAAAAGAAGCACCACTTTTTATGCTCATTCCGCTAGTAATCACGGCAGTCTTTTCTGTTATTTTCTTTTTAGCGTTCGTTCTGAGGCCGGTCGAGATATTCTCACCGTACGTGGACATACTATCACTGTATATCTATAAGCTTGTGGGGATTGCCGTGGAAAATGTGATTACATAA
- a CDS encoding monovalent cation/H+ antiporter subunit D family protein, which yields MTLIEQFPVLLVAVGVFSAFTILVVGWKAKKTCFFIFAAAISVQFIMSLFILNHVLTIGTIQYWLGGWMPPWGIEYVVDALNAYILVIVLFMGLICAIYSKRTVEHEIEKGKHIHFYTLFQLLIAGMCGVVLTGDMFNLYVFYEIASLTAYALIASASGRAFRASYTYLIMGAIGISFYLLGVGFLYAETGSLNMHDVSLLLPPLYGSRVVQAAFVFFFTGLSIKLGLFPLHMWKPDAYTYSPSGISVVLSAAMSTVTVYVLVRVIYSVFTLEFIRSYVGMDITICWIAAIGIIAGSVLAIMQHNLKKMLAYSSISQMGYFVLGIGLSPISSWGLLGAVAHLSNHTIMKGCLFMAAGAFIYKYGLWDIRDFDGLGKKMPYASAAFTLAAISMIGVPPSAGFVTKLFLILAALHSTDVFYGYAYVFVAVILLSSLLNLVYFWRVIERMYFVKHEEEQTGEVKGSDAPMSMLMPLLLLAALSIVIGIVWLTKIPLPFIADVLSELGLGGLL from the coding sequence TTGACCTTAATCGAACAGTTCCCCGTGCTTCTTGTGGCCGTAGGGGTTTTTTCTGCTTTCACTATTCTAGTTGTCGGCTGGAAAGCAAAGAAAACATGCTTCTTTATTTTTGCAGCCGCCATTTCCGTTCAGTTCATCATGTCACTTTTTATTCTTAATCATGTCCTTACGATAGGAACCATACAGTATTGGCTCGGCGGTTGGATGCCTCCCTGGGGTATCGAGTATGTCGTGGACGCGTTGAATGCGTATATATTGGTTATCGTGCTGTTTATGGGTTTGATATGTGCGATATATTCAAAGAGGACTGTGGAGCACGAGATAGAGAAAGGTAAGCATATACACTTCTATACCCTTTTCCAGCTCCTCATCGCGGGAATGTGCGGTGTGGTGCTGACCGGTGATATGTTCAATCTGTATGTTTTCTATGAGATAGCATCTCTGACTGCGTATGCATTAATCGCAAGTGCAAGTGGAAGAGCATTTAGAGCATCGTATACTTACCTAATAATGGGCGCTATTGGTATTTCCTTCTACTTGCTCGGCGTCGGATTCCTTTATGCGGAAACAGGCTCGCTGAATATGCATGATGTCTCGCTGTTATTGCCACCGCTCTACGGGAGTAGAGTAGTTCAAGCGGCTTTTGTTTTCTTCTTTACCGGATTGAGTATCAAGTTGGGCCTCTTTCCGCTCCATATGTGGAAACCGGATGCATATACCTATTCTCCTTCAGGAATTAGTGTGGTCCTCTCGGCAGCAATGTCGACAGTTACCGTATATGTACTTGTACGGGTCATTTACTCCGTGTTCACGCTCGAGTTCATCAGAAGTTACGTCGGTATGGATATAACCATCTGCTGGATAGCCGCGATAGGCATCATAGCAGGGTCAGTGCTTGCGATAATGCAGCATAATTTAAAGAAGATGCTTGCCTATTCCAGTATCTCGCAGATGGGCTATTTCGTGCTGGGAATAGGGCTTTCACCCATCTCCTCATGGGGTCTCCTCGGCGCTGTGGCGCACCTCTCAAATCATACGATAATGAAAGGATGCTTGTTTATGGCTGCTGGTGCCTTTATTTATAAGTACGGTTTGTGGGACATCCGGGATTTTGACGGCTTGGGGAAGAAGATGCCCTACGCGAGTGCTGCTTTTACCCTGGCGGCGATTTCCATGATCGGCGTGCCCCCGAGCGCGGGATTTGTAACGAAATTGTTCTTAATCCTTGCCGCTTTACACTCGACAGATGTTTTTTACGGTTACGCTTACGTCTTCGTGGCTGTGATACTGCTCAGCAGTCTTCTCAACCTCGTTTATTTCTGGCGCGTCATTGAGCGCATGTATTTTGTAAAGCATGAGGAAGAACAGACCGGCGAGGTAAAAGGAAGTGATGCGCCCATGAGCATGCTTATGCCGCTGTTACTCCTCGCAGCTCTTTCGATTGTTATTGGCATTGTATGGCTGACGAAGATACCTCTGCCGTTCATTGCGGATGTGCTCTCTGAATTAGGCCTGGGGGGGTTGCTGTAA
- a CDS encoding fumarate hydratase, with protein MKEVTVNLLQRAETSLPDDVTAALRRAYERETSEIARVQLAALLENIRLAEDLQRPICQDTGLPIFFLKLGRVSESLDLGDIEAGIREGVAAATELIPLRSNVVDPVTRRGDGGNLGERIPYINCTVDPARDGLKITVFPKGGGSENMSRFTMLTPLQNEEALQAIKAFVLETVVEAGGKPCPPTIVGVGVGGSADLAMQLAKIAVLRPVGTRNKKERIARLEAELLDAVNQTGIGPMGLGGATTALDVHIETAGTHITGLPVAVNFQCWAARQASATIHADGTVEYT; from the coding sequence ATAAAGGAGGTTACCGTTAACCTTTTGCAGCGCGCCGAGACTTCGTTACCCGACGATGTCACAGCGGCCTTGAGACGCGCGTATGAGCGTGAGACGAGCGAGATCGCGCGGGTGCAGCTCGCGGCATTGCTCGAGAATATCCGGTTGGCCGAAGACCTGCAGCGGCCGATCTGCCAGGATACCGGGCTCCCCATCTTCTTCCTGAAGCTCGGACGTGTATCGGAATCACTGGATCTTGGCGATATAGAAGCAGGTATCCGCGAAGGTGTTGCGGCGGCCACAGAGCTAATCCCCTTGCGCTCGAATGTTGTCGATCCCGTCACGAGACGAGGCGACGGCGGGAATCTCGGGGAGCGGATTCCATACATCAATTGCACGGTGGACCCGGCGCGGGACGGGCTCAAGATCACCGTCTTTCCGAAAGGCGGCGGCTCGGAGAATATGAGCAGGTTCACGATGCTCACGCCCCTTCAGAACGAAGAAGCGCTGCAAGCGATCAAAGCGTTCGTTCTGGAGACGGTGGTCGAGGCGGGCGGGAAGCCCTGTCCGCCCACCATCGTAGGCGTGGGCGTGGGCGGCTCGGCAGATCTGGCGATGCAGTTGGCGAAGATCGCGGTCTTACGGCCGGTCGGCACACGCAATAAAAAGGAGCGGATCGCGCGACTCGAAGCAGAACTGCTGGACGCGGTGAACCAGACGGGGATCGGGCCGATGGGATTGGGCGGTGCTACCACAGCGCTCGACGTGCATATCGAGACGGCAGGGACGCACATCACCGGATTACCCGTCGCGGTGAACTTCCAGTGCTGGGCCGCGCGACAGGCAAGTGCAACCATTCACGCCGATGGCACGGTGGAGTATACGTAA